One Rubripirellula reticaptiva genomic region harbors:
- a CDS encoding DnaJ C-terminal domain-containing protein has translation MAEDLYQTLGVPRTATKDEIKKAYRKLAIKFHPDKNLDDKKYQDRFKRIQEANDVLSDDEKRAAYDRYGADFEKIRGSGFNPGGGAGGGGAAGFEGLDLEQIFGGRGRGGAQFEGFGDFFEQMVGGGGGRGAGRGPGGGARRPAPPQPGANVRHELDIPLEVAVRGGKTEFYLASGGDNEKIAVTIPPGVETGSKIRLRERGQPSPNGGPQGDLILLIKVSDHPHFKRIGRNLEVNVPISVGEAILGAKVDVPTPDKVVAVTVPAGTSGGTRLRLKGQGVKHRDGTAGDLLVVLQIQVPKTIDDESKKLIEQFEERNSVSLRDDLAF, from the coding sequence GTGGCTGAAGACCTTTATCAAACTCTGGGCGTTCCTCGTACTGCAACGAAGGACGAAATAAAAAAGGCGTATCGCAAGTTGGCGATCAAGTTCCACCCGGACAAGAATCTTGACGACAAGAAGTATCAAGATCGGTTTAAGCGGATCCAAGAAGCGAACGACGTTCTGAGCGACGATGAAAAACGGGCGGCGTACGACCGCTATGGCGCCGACTTTGAAAAAATACGCGGTTCAGGTTTCAATCCTGGCGGTGGCGCTGGCGGTGGTGGAGCGGCAGGCTTCGAGGGGCTCGATTTGGAGCAGATCTTTGGCGGTCGCGGTCGTGGTGGAGCACAATTCGAAGGCTTCGGCGACTTCTTTGAACAAATGGTCGGCGGCGGAGGCGGTCGCGGGGCTGGCCGTGGACCGGGTGGCGGAGCTCGGCGTCCGGCGCCGCCTCAGCCCGGTGCTAACGTTCGACACGAACTTGATATTCCATTGGAAGTCGCTGTTCGCGGTGGCAAGACCGAGTTCTATCTGGCATCTGGCGGAGACAACGAGAAGATTGCCGTTACGATTCCACCGGGTGTCGAAACCGGATCAAAGATTCGCTTACGCGAGCGTGGGCAACCTTCGCCCAACGGCGGACCGCAAGGCGACTTGATCTTGCTGATCAAGGTTTCGGATCACCCGCATTTCAAACGCATTGGCCGCAATCTCGAAGTCAACGTGCCAATCTCGGTTGGCGAAGCCATCTTGGGCGCCAAAGTCGACGTGCCGACGCCTGATAAAGTGGTTGCCGTCACCGTGCCAGCCGGTACCAGCGGCGGCACGCGGCTGCGTTTGAAGGGTCAAGGCGTCAAGCATCGCGATGGCACGGCCGGCGACTTGTTGGTGGTCTTGCAGATTCAAGTGCCGAAAACAATCGATGATGAATCGAAGAAGCTGATCGAGCAGTTCGAAGAACGCAACTCGGTTAGCCTTCGCGATGATCTGGCGTTCTAG
- the tilS gene encoding tRNA lysidine(34) synthetase TilS encodes MPAATTLIDQLSDAWPPHRWAGVGVVVGCSGGADSVGLLRVMAEIGASLPQSGFLVAAHFNHALRGEASDGDEHFVEALARSLGVRFVGGRALKTKSDEASLRSARLEFLVDTAKSLGCRYITLAHSADDNVETVLHHLMRGTGPSGLAGIAPHRPVDDDLVIVRPLIGVRRQSIRDYLVKVGQSWREDASNAETVYQRNWLRNELIPLIESRYADATEAIGRAAMAQRDWRDLIDSAGADWVQAQAVADGKVLVWRDSETPSAVVIAGLQTIWDRLGWPRGEMTRDHWLRLAATIADQDPSTNEQRYTLPGKIDVRASGKSIRFAVCNT; translated from the coding sequence ATGCCAGCCGCGACGACTCTAATCGATCAGCTCTCCGACGCCTGGCCACCCCATCGGTGGGCGGGTGTGGGCGTCGTGGTCGGCTGCAGTGGTGGTGCGGACAGCGTGGGGCTGCTGCGTGTGATGGCGGAAATCGGGGCGAGTCTGCCTCAGTCGGGTTTTCTCGTGGCGGCTCATTTCAACCATGCCTTGCGAGGTGAAGCGTCCGATGGGGACGAGCATTTTGTCGAAGCCTTGGCTCGGTCGCTTGGCGTCAGATTCGTCGGCGGCCGCGCCCTCAAAACTAAATCAGACGAAGCCTCGTTGCGATCGGCGCGACTCGAGTTCCTGGTCGATACAGCCAAATCGCTCGGTTGTCGCTATATCACCCTGGCTCATTCGGCTGACGACAACGTCGAAACGGTGCTGCACCACTTGATGCGTGGAACTGGGCCATCCGGGTTAGCAGGGATCGCCCCGCATCGGCCGGTTGACGACGATTTGGTCATCGTTCGGCCGCTGATCGGTGTTCGCCGCCAATCGATTCGCGATTATCTGGTCAAAGTTGGACAATCATGGCGAGAAGATGCGTCCAACGCCGAAACGGTGTACCAACGCAACTGGCTTCGCAACGAGCTGATCCCGCTGATTGAATCTCGGTACGCGGACGCCACCGAAGCGATCGGTCGGGCGGCGATGGCCCAGCGTGATTGGCGTGATTTGATCGATTCGGCAGGTGCGGATTGGGTCCAGGCCCAGGCGGTGGCTGATGGCAAAGTCTTAGTTTGGCGAGACAGCGAGACTCCTTCGGCGGTCGTGATCGCCGGGTTGCAGACGATTTGGGATCGATTGGGATGGCCGCGTGGCGAGATGACACGGGATCATTGGCTGCGACTGGCCGCGACAATTGCCGACCAAGACCCCAGTACTAACGAACAACGGTACACTTTGCCGGGAAAAATTGATGTTCGGGCGTCTGGCAAGTCGATCCGGTTCGCGGTTTGCAATACCTAG
- the rny gene encoding ribonuclease Y has protein sequence MNTTIAFYCLISLIAGSGITFGLFKANDKKRTEKANEEAERLLAAARANAETHRAELLLAAKESALNVKASADEELAAGRKTLLIREQKLDRRDEQLHQQEDSLRKAQRGLESSQTRLATQMKGVSDQRVMLEKKLKEQQTILETASGMSRAEATEKLMASLEQDLEHERGSVLLKHKKKMADLVNAQAREILLTAIQRYSSAHTAESTTSTVDVPTDDMKGRIIGREGRNIRAFEKATGVDVIIDDTPGVVIVSGFDPVRREIARQSLGALIADGRIHPSKIEEVVEETTKKIDGFIMQKGREAADEVNVPGLHDKIIHMLGRLHFRTSYSQNVLRHSVEVAFISGLVAEMIGMDGDLARRCGLLHDIGKAADHELEGGHPKIGADLLRRHSEGPEVVHAALGHHDEIVTEHPYTMLVATADACSASRPGARRESLERYVKRMEELESIANRFDGVRQAFAISAGRELRVIVASEKTTDEQAASICHDIAKAFESELTYPGEIKVTVVREARFMATAK, from the coding sequence ATGAATACGACGATCGCCTTCTACTGCCTGATCTCGCTGATAGCCGGATCCGGCATCACGTTTGGGCTGTTCAAAGCCAACGATAAAAAGCGAACTGAAAAAGCGAACGAAGAAGCCGAAAGGCTACTCGCCGCGGCTCGCGCCAATGCCGAAACCCATCGCGCCGAGTTGCTGCTTGCAGCCAAAGAATCGGCGCTGAACGTCAAAGCATCCGCCGATGAAGAACTGGCGGCCGGACGCAAAACGCTATTGATTCGCGAACAGAAACTCGACCGACGGGACGAGCAACTGCACCAACAAGAAGACTCGCTGCGAAAAGCCCAACGCGGTCTCGAGAGCAGCCAGACTCGCTTGGCAACTCAGATGAAAGGCGTTTCGGATCAACGCGTCATGCTGGAAAAGAAGCTGAAAGAGCAGCAAACGATTCTGGAAACGGCTAGCGGTATGTCGCGAGCCGAAGCGACCGAAAAACTGATGGCGTCGCTGGAACAGGATCTCGAACACGAACGCGGCTCGGTTCTGCTGAAACACAAGAAGAAAATGGCCGACTTGGTCAACGCTCAGGCTCGTGAAATCCTTTTGACCGCGATCCAGCGTTACTCGTCCGCCCATACCGCCGAATCGACCACCAGCACCGTGGACGTGCCGACCGACGATATGAAGGGCCGTATCATTGGCCGCGAAGGTCGCAACATCCGCGCGTTCGAAAAAGCAACTGGCGTCGATGTCATCATCGATGACACGCCGGGCGTCGTCATCGTCAGTGGATTTGATCCGGTCCGACGCGAAATCGCTCGCCAGTCGCTCGGTGCGTTGATCGCCGACGGCCGCATCCACCCTTCCAAGATCGAAGAAGTCGTCGAAGAGACCACCAAAAAGATCGACGGCTTCATCATGCAGAAGGGCCGCGAGGCGGCCGACGAAGTCAACGTGCCGGGACTGCACGACAAGATCATCCACATGCTCGGACGGCTGCATTTCCGGACTTCGTACAGCCAAAACGTGCTGCGGCACAGCGTCGAGGTCGCGTTCATTTCCGGCCTTGTCGCAGAAATGATCGGCATGGACGGCGACCTGGCTCGCCGCTGTGGATTGCTGCACGACATCGGCAAAGCCGCCGACCACGAACTCGAAGGCGGCCACCCGAAAATCGGTGCCGATTTGCTACGACGACACAGCGAAGGCCCCGAAGTCGTGCATGCGGCGCTGGGCCACCATGACGAAATCGTCACCGAGCACCCGTACACCATGCTGGTCGCGACGGCCGACGCGTGCAGCGCCAGCCGCCCGGGCGCTCGCCGGGAATCGCTGGAACGTTACGTCAAACGGATGGAGGAACTGGAATCGATCGCGAACCGTTTCGACGGCGTTCGGCAAGCGTTCGCAATCAGCGCGGGCCGCGAATTACGTGTGATCGTGGCCAGCGAAAAGACGACCGACGAACAGGCTGCCTCGATCTGCCACGACATCGCCAAAGCCTTCGAGTCAGAGCTTACTTACCCAGGCGAGATCAAAGTCACGGTCGTCCGCGAAGCCCGATTTATGGCGACCGCCAAATAG
- a CDS encoding PstS family phosphate ABC transporter substrate-binding protein has product MKFTRPPVALIAMVALGLLVGCDSSKTTTSAPTADSVQTDSASESTLVGDIKIDGSSTVQPISDAIREAFIAQHPGVKITVGGEGTGNGFKEFYGKATDISDASRPIKPGELEKAQAAGVKFVELAVAYDGLTIAINPDNDWVKSLTVEQLEKIFVGKDAAKKWKDVDPSWPDQEIKIFSPGTGSGTYDYFKEVVADKQEMRGDMTLNENDNVLVQGVAGNKFSIGFFGVAYYTQNASILKAVPIVNPEINEPVLPTTENIASGKYAPFSRPLFIYVSEESLARAEVQTFVEFYLENVSTFCAEGKVDYVQLPGDLFERTMTIFDDVTTGTHFIDADGNSREGAFAELYVAESLDAK; this is encoded by the coding sequence ATGAAATTCACACGCCCCCCAGTTGCATTAATAGCCATGGTCGCCCTTGGGTTGCTGGTTGGCTGCGATTCGTCCAAGACCACGACTTCGGCGCCAACCGCCGACAGCGTTCAAACCGACTCGGCAAGCGAGTCTACATTGGTCGGCGACATCAAGATCGACGGCAGCAGTACGGTTCAACCGATCAGTGACGCAATCCGCGAAGCCTTCATTGCCCAACATCCCGGCGTCAAAATCACTGTCGGCGGCGAAGGAACCGGAAACGGATTCAAAGAGTTCTACGGCAAGGCAACGGACATCTCCGATGCGTCCCGCCCAATCAAGCCCGGCGAACTCGAAAAGGCCCAAGCTGCTGGCGTTAAATTTGTCGAGCTAGCAGTCGCTTACGACGGTTTGACAATTGCGATCAACCCAGACAACGACTGGGTCAAGTCATTGACAGTCGAGCAACTGGAAAAGATTTTCGTCGGCAAAGACGCAGCGAAAAAGTGGAAGGACGTTGACCCCAGTTGGCCTGACCAAGAAATCAAAATTTTCTCGCCGGGAACCGGTTCGGGTACTTACGATTACTTCAAAGAAGTCGTCGCTGACAAACAAGAAATGCGTGGCGACATGACACTGAACGAAAACGACAACGTGCTGGTTCAAGGCGTTGCCGGCAACAAGTTCTCGATTGGATTCTTTGGTGTTGCCTACTACACGCAAAACGCGTCGATCTTGAAGGCGGTCCCAATCGTCAACCCAGAAATCAACGAACCGGTTTTGCCCACGACTGAAAACATTGCATCGGGCAAGTACGCTCCGTTCAGCCGCCCGCTGTTCATTTATGTCAGCGAAGAATCGCTTGCTCGCGCCGAAGTACAGACGTTTGTCGAGTTCTATCTGGAAAACGTGTCGACGTTCTGTGCCGAAGGAAAAGTCGACTACGTCCAACTGCCCGGCGACTTATTTGAGCGCACCATGACGATCTTCGACGATGTGACCACCGGAACGCATTTCATCGACGCCGACGGCAATTCACGTGAAGGCGCGTTCGCAGAACTGTACGTTGCCGAAAGCTTAGACGCGAAGTAA
- the pstC gene encoding phosphate ABC transporter permease subunit PstC, translating to MSARQNTPLPVALQKRNFRSTAASEFRERCVVAFLAMCGLTTVLITVCIVGMLVSQSWNFFQSEHVSFGEFLTGTEWTALQSQELENAKFGIWPLLSGTLRVTVIAMIIALPLGLITAIYLSEFASYRVRSILKPTLEIIAGIPTVVLGFFAILVISPSLQWFTAGAFDTFNATSAGIAVGILCLPMVTSLSEDAMRAVPSALRDAAYGLGSTPFETAVKVVVPAALSGIISAFLLAFSRAIGETMVVALAAGTRATATLDPREQSQTMTGFIVEMIKSENEYGTVQYFSLYAVAITLFVITFGMTLLGQLIRRRFQESYQ from the coding sequence ATGTCGGCTCGTCAGAATACGCCGCTACCCGTAGCTCTGCAAAAACGCAATTTTCGTTCGACCGCGGCCAGCGAGTTCCGCGAGCGATGTGTGGTTGCATTTCTTGCGATGTGCGGACTGACGACGGTATTGATCACGGTCTGCATTGTGGGAATGCTGGTGAGCCAGAGCTGGAATTTCTTCCAAAGCGAGCATGTCTCGTTTGGTGAGTTCCTGACCGGCACCGAGTGGACGGCGTTGCAAAGCCAGGAACTCGAAAACGCCAAGTTCGGGATCTGGCCGCTGCTTAGCGGAACGCTTCGCGTCACCGTGATCGCGATGATCATCGCCCTGCCACTGGGCCTGATCACGGCGATCTACCTTTCGGAATTTGCCAGCTACCGAGTTCGCAGCATCCTGAAACCGACGCTCGAAATCATTGCGGGCATCCCAACGGTCGTACTGGGGTTCTTTGCGATCTTGGTGATCAGCCCATCGTTGCAATGGTTCACTGCTGGTGCGTTCGACACATTCAACGCGACCAGCGCAGGTATCGCTGTAGGCATCCTGTGCTTGCCGATGGTCACCAGTTTGTCCGAGGACGCGATGCGAGCAGTGCCGTCGGCGCTGCGAGACGCTGCGTACGGGCTTGGCAGCACGCCGTTCGAAACTGCGGTAAAAGTTGTGGTGCCAGCCGCCCTTTCGGGAATCATTTCGGCGTTCTTGCTGGCGTTCAGTCGAGCAATCGGTGAAACGATGGTCGTGGCACTCGCGGCCGGCACGCGAGCAACGGCAACGCTGGATCCTCGCGAGCAATCGCAAACGATGACGGGATTCATCGTTGAAATGATCAAGAGCGAAAACGAGTACGGGACCGTCCAATACTTCAGCCTCTATGCCGTCGCGATCACGTTGTTCGTGATCACGTTTGGAATGACGCTGCTTGGCCAACTGATCCGCCGTCGCTTCCAAGAGTCATATCAATGA
- a CDS encoding PstA family ABC transporter permease encodes MSDMPNAEERSGDARSQRKSKPADPLPSALVDRDQVQARSNAQKRKSFDRMFFWLCVAIASLSVVVLVVLLVSIGFQGQSRLTSDLINNSHSELEPAKSGMWPSIIGSLLVCGISGLVALPLGIGTAIFLEEFKPANKLLRTLHGFIQLNIANLAGVPSIVFGLLGLTVFVYMFNVFGQIQVNRPSDWELFGVNHYYQVLSLEPGQTILVPQQDQSQTTIKISEPIEGIDNDGNPFQIEIWDRASGPKPADRETRLKTVKKGAVGGSYSKRSWYYFRLPFGKSFLAAGLTLGLVILPVIIIATQESLRAVSPSLREASLGLGATQWQTTRNISLPAALPGILTGAILALGRAIGEAAPVLVVLGAAIAKNRGPENLMDSVVTMPVLIFNWAGRPQDVYQQLAAAAIIVLLVVLLALNSVAIYVRHKVQSR; translated from the coding sequence ATGAGCGACATGCCAAACGCAGAAGAACGATCCGGCGACGCCCGTTCGCAACGCAAGTCAAAGCCCGCCGACCCGCTGCCTTCGGCATTGGTCGATCGCGACCAAGTTCAGGCACGCAGCAACGCACAGAAACGCAAGTCTTTCGATCGCATGTTTTTCTGGTTGTGCGTCGCGATCGCTTCGTTAAGCGTGGTCGTGTTGGTCGTGCTGTTGGTCTCGATCGGCTTCCAAGGCCAAAGTCGCTTGACCAGTGACTTGATCAACAATTCGCATAGCGAATTAGAACCGGCCAAGTCGGGAATGTGGCCGTCAATCATCGGATCGCTGTTGGTGTGCGGAATCTCGGGCCTTGTTGCTCTGCCACTGGGAATCGGCACTGCCATTTTCTTGGAAGAGTTCAAACCGGCGAATAAGCTGCTGCGAACGCTGCACGGTTTCATTCAGTTGAACATCGCCAATTTAGCGGGCGTCCCATCGATCGTATTCGGCCTGCTCGGGCTGACCGTGTTTGTTTACATGTTCAACGTGTTCGGACAAATCCAAGTCAACCGCCCAAGCGACTGGGAGCTGTTCGGCGTCAATCACTATTACCAAGTCCTGTCGCTTGAGCCCGGACAAACGATCCTGGTGCCCCAGCAAGATCAATCGCAAACCACCATCAAAATCAGCGAACCCATCGAAGGCATCGACAATGATGGCAACCCGTTCCAGATTGAAATCTGGGACCGAGCATCGGGCCCGAAACCGGCGGACCGCGAAACGCGTTTGAAAACAGTAAAGAAGGGCGCCGTCGGTGGTTCTTACTCCAAACGGTCCTGGTACTACTTTCGTCTTCCGTTCGGAAAGAGTTTCCTGGCGGCCGGGCTAACGCTGGGCTTGGTTATTTTGCCCGTCATCATCATCGCGACGCAAGAATCGCTGCGTGCGGTTTCTCCATCGCTTCGTGAAGCCTCGCTGGGACTTGGCGCCACCCAGTGGCAGACCACTCGCAATATCAGCCTGCCGGCGGCGCTGCCGGGAATATTAACCGGGGCAATCCTAGCGCTCGGACGCGCGATCGGCGAAGCCGCGCCCGTTTTGGTCGTGCTTGGCGCGGCGATTGCCAAGAACCGAGGCCCCGAAAACCTGATGGATTCGGTCGTGACGATGCCAGTTCTGATTTTCAACTGGGCTGGCCGCCCTCAAGACGTGTATCAACAATTGGCTGCGGCTGCCATCATCGTGTTGCTTGTCGTTCTGCTAGCACTAAACTCAGTAGCAATCTACGTTCGCCATAAAGTCCAATCGCGGTAA
- the pstB gene encoding phosphate ABC transporter ATP-binding protein PstB, whose product MTADPSPTNVESTIADSTVKQDPLPNRASNPAPKPDSQTLIKIENFDAYYGDFQAIHSLDIQIPQNKVTAFIGPSGCGKSTLLRWINRMNDTVPSAHANGTLRMGDLDILASTTDAVSLRRQVGIVFQKPNPFPKSIYDNVAFGPRLHMRLTKSELDELVEWSLQKAAVWEEVKDRLKKPALGLSGGQQQRLCIARAIAVGPKVLLMDEPCSALDPSSTLAIEDLMDELRDQYTIVIVTHNMQQASRCSDKTAFFFEGRLVEFGETEQVFTLPKKQQTEDYVSGRFG is encoded by the coding sequence ATGACCGCTGACCCATCGCCCACGAACGTCGAATCGACAATCGCCGATTCAACGGTAAAGCAGGATCCGCTGCCTAACCGTGCGTCCAATCCTGCGCCCAAGCCGGATTCGCAGACGCTGATCAAGATTGAAAATTTCGACGCCTATTATGGTGATTTCCAAGCAATCCATTCGCTCGACATCCAGATCCCACAAAACAAGGTCACCGCATTCATCGGGCCAAGCGGATGCGGGAAAAGCACCTTGCTACGGTGGATCAACCGGATGAATGACACGGTCCCATCGGCACACGCCAATGGGACACTGCGAATGGGCGACCTCGATATTCTGGCGTCAACGACGGACGCCGTTTCTTTGCGGCGTCAAGTTGGAATCGTCTTTCAAAAACCCAACCCGTTCCCTAAGTCGATCTACGACAACGTTGCCTTCGGACCGCGACTGCACATGCGACTGACGAAGTCCGAACTGGACGAATTGGTGGAATGGTCGCTGCAAAAAGCTGCCGTTTGGGAAGAAGTCAAAGATCGCTTAAAAAAACCTGCACTCGGCTTGTCCGGCGGCCAACAACAACGCTTGTGCATTGCCCGTGCGATCGCCGTCGGTCCAAAAGTCCTGTTGATGGATGAACCTTGCAGTGCCCTGGATCCATCGAGCACGCTTGCGATCGAAGACCTAATGGATGAGCTTCGCGACCAATACACGATCGTGATTGTCACCCACAATATGCAACAAGCATCCCGGTGCAGCGACAAAACGGCGTTTTTCTTCGAAGGCCGACTCGTCGAATTCGGCGAAACCGAGCAGGTGTTCACGCTGCCCAAAAAACAACAAACCGAAGACTACGTTAGCGGCCGTTTCGGATAA
- the phoU gene encoding phosphate signaling complex protein PhoU, translating into MTKHLERELETLRSKLVAQFGIVEQMIQLAVRSLVERRTDLADRVIQSDDEVDQADIQIEEECLKLLALHQPVATDMRWLICVVKVNGELERMADLACNMAERAKSLDLFPLFPVPEELTEMVVTTNKMVKISLDAFIERDPVKANEAIQLDDLIDTMNRVVIDQLHETMRSDPDLIEPAVHCFSASRHLERIADLAENISEDVIYMVTGEIVRHKHGSTSQPPN; encoded by the coding sequence ATGACCAAGCATCTCGAACGCGAATTGGAAACACTACGCAGTAAGTTGGTCGCCCAATTCGGCATCGTTGAACAGATGATTCAATTGGCGGTACGCTCGCTGGTCGAGCGGCGAACCGACTTGGCCGACCGTGTGATTCAGTCCGACGACGAAGTCGACCAAGCCGACATCCAAATCGAAGAAGAATGCCTAAAATTGCTAGCCCTGCATCAACCGGTCGCCACCGACATGCGATGGTTGATCTGCGTGGTGAAGGTCAATGGTGAACTTGAACGTATGGCAGACTTAGCATGCAACATGGCCGAGCGAGCCAAATCGCTAGACCTTTTCCCGCTCTTCCCCGTTCCCGAGGAATTGACCGAAATGGTGGTGACTACCAACAAAATGGTCAAAATTTCGCTCGATGCTTTCATCGAACGTGATCCAGTCAAAGCGAACGAAGCGATCCAACTTGACGATCTTATCGATACCATGAACCGTGTCGTAATCGACCAATTACACGAAACGATGCGTTCCGATCCGGACTTGATCGAACCAGCCGTTCACTGCTTCAGTGCGTCTCGTCACCTGGAACGAATCGCCGACTTGGCCGAGAACATCTCCGAAGACGTGATCTACATGGTCACAGGCGAAATCGTCCGTCACAAACACGGGTCGACATCCCAACCACCGAACTAG
- a CDS encoding CPBP family glutamic-type intramembrane protease produces MTESAQPQRQPSESYWPYVTPIMAFLLLIEISARVGEAGAAAMLAVRVAVPLGLLIYFWRRGEYPELRFHVTAMTAVDILLGVGLAAMWMAPFILFPNLQPEFDATEMNPLMAGASLVPLVMAIRMLGYAIVTPWMEEIFMRSFLMRFADVLDPNGDESDYRKVPVARFTWRSFLVVVAVFLATHQLWEAWVMLPWAVTTNLWFYYRKDLFALIAVHAATNASILVATMMLNDHFTSGDGTPMSLWFFV; encoded by the coding sequence ATGACGGAATCCGCTCAACCGCAACGTCAGCCAAGCGAATCTTACTGGCCTTATGTGACGCCGATCATGGCGTTTTTGTTGTTGATCGAAATTTCTGCGCGAGTTGGCGAAGCAGGTGCCGCAGCAATGTTGGCGGTGAGAGTTGCGGTTCCGCTTGGCTTGCTGATTTACTTTTGGCGACGGGGCGAGTATCCCGAGCTGCGTTTTCACGTGACGGCGATGACGGCGGTGGATATCTTGCTTGGCGTTGGGCTGGCCGCGATGTGGATGGCTCCGTTCATCTTGTTTCCGAACCTGCAGCCTGAATTTGACGCGACGGAAATGAATCCACTGATGGCCGGTGCCTCGTTGGTTCCGCTAGTCATGGCCATTCGGATGCTGGGCTACGCGATTGTAACGCCATGGATGGAAGAGATTTTCATGCGTAGTTTTTTGATGCGGTTCGCGGATGTGTTGGATCCAAACGGCGACGAATCGGATTATCGAAAAGTTCCGGTGGCTCGGTTCACATGGCGAAGTTTTCTGGTCGTGGTGGCGGTCTTTTTGGCGACTCACCAGTTGTGGGAAGCGTGGGTCATGCTGCCTTGGGCGGTGACCACCAACCTGTGGTTCTATTATCGCAAAGACTTGTTCGCACTGATTGCCGTCCATGCCGCTACGAACGCATCAATTTTGGTCGCGACCATGATGTTGAACGATCACTTCACTAGCGGGGATGGCACGCCAATGTCGCTTTGGTTTTTTGTCTAG
- a CDS encoding 1,4-dihydroxy-6-naphthoate synthase: MNKTPIRLGISTCPNDTFAFAALMDRRVDWQGLNFETELIDIQQLNDRLFAGDFDVAKASFHAALLMTDKTVVLPSGSALGFGVGPLLLAATENQVPTPASPQLVTLCPGRHTTATLLFSLFYPNTTRTEQCVFSDIMPRLANHDADFGVCIHEGRFTWESEGLFLVEDLGTRWEQATQSPLPLGGIVANRSLGDETIAKVQSVIRQSLEVAMADPVTAMPTMRKHAQEFNDDVLMQHVQLYVNDWTIDLGDIGRASLGRLSEMARSIGLVADAAPAIEVWSCENGK, translated from the coding sequence ATGAACAAGACTCCGATTCGACTTGGGATTTCGACTTGTCCGAATGATACGTTCGCGTTTGCTGCGCTGATGGATCGCCGTGTTGATTGGCAGGGTCTGAATTTTGAAACTGAATTGATCGACATTCAGCAACTGAATGATCGATTGTTTGCAGGTGATTTTGATGTCGCCAAAGCAAGCTTTCACGCCGCACTGTTGATGACCGACAAAACAGTCGTTTTGCCCAGCGGATCGGCGCTAGGTTTCGGTGTGGGGCCGCTGTTGTTAGCGGCCACCGAGAATCAAGTTCCGACACCGGCATCACCGCAACTTGTAACTCTGTGCCCGGGGCGTCATACGACGGCGACGTTGCTGTTTTCGCTGTTCTATCCGAACACTACTCGCACCGAGCAATGTGTGTTTTCGGACATCATGCCACGGTTAGCGAATCATGATGCTGATTTTGGGGTCTGCATTCACGAAGGGCGATTCACTTGGGAAAGCGAAGGCTTGTTTTTGGTCGAAGACCTGGGGACGCGATGGGAACAGGCCACGCAGTCTCCGCTGCCGCTTGGCGGGATCGTTGCCAATCGTAGTCTTGGTGATGAAACGATCGCCAAGGTCCAATCGGTTATTCGTCAGTCGCTTGAAGTGGCGATGGCGGATCCGGTCACCGCGATGCCAACGATGCGCAAGCACGCACAAGAATTCAATGACGACGTGTTGATGCAGCACGTCCAGCTTTACGTCAATGATTGGACGATCGATTTGGGCGATATCGGCCGCGCGTCGCTTGGGCGGCTATCGGAAATGGCTCGGTCGATCGGGCTAGTCGCGGATGCCGCGCCTGCGATCGAAGTTTGGTCGTGTGAAAACGGAAAGTGA